A single genomic interval of Streptomyces graminofaciens harbors:
- a CDS encoding PLP-dependent aminotransferase family protein produces MLLTPVQQTTANPLRREALHAGIVDPGMDSMRLLSETAMRFPEALSFSSGAPHDGTHDLAKLSYHVDRYIAHLREKGVPEQRITRLHFQYGPVNGFIQEEVARMLAKDEDIDVAPEAIMITHGFQEAALVALRGLFRSPDDVLLSVSPAYVGIRGAARMLDIPVKGITEGPAGLEPEAVAAAVRAVRAEGKRPAALYLVPDFSNPSGTVVPLEARRRLLALAAEEGFTILEDNPYGLFASDEERLPTLKSLDTRGDVVYLGSFAKSAFPGARLGYLVGDREVVGEDGARRTLAQELSKAKAMFTVGSSSLSQAAIGGILVDAGHDLRSATRDLAAVYQERLAATLDALAEHFPPERYAEHGVRWNRPRGGFFLVVEVPFEADLVAMERSARDYAVSWAPMSMFHLEGGGERALRLGFSNLTPAAIREGIARLARFIEDESTSTPEATS; encoded by the coding sequence GTGCTCCTGACGCCAGTTCAGCAGACCACCGCCAACCCCCTGCGCCGCGAAGCGCTGCACGCCGGCATCGTCGATCCGGGTATGGACTCGATGCGCCTGCTCAGCGAGACCGCGATGAGGTTTCCCGAAGCGTTGTCGTTCTCGTCGGGGGCGCCCCACGACGGCACCCACGACCTCGCGAAGCTCTCGTACCACGTCGACCGGTACATCGCGCATCTGCGGGAGAAGGGGGTGCCCGAACAGCGCATCACCCGGCTGCACTTCCAGTACGGACCCGTCAACGGGTTCATCCAGGAGGAAGTGGCGCGGATGCTCGCCAAGGACGAGGACATCGATGTCGCGCCCGAGGCGATCATGATCACGCACGGCTTCCAGGAGGCTGCGCTCGTCGCCCTGCGAGGGCTGTTCCGCTCGCCCGACGACGTGTTGCTGTCCGTGTCCCCGGCGTATGTCGGTATCCGTGGGGCCGCGCGCATGCTGGACATCCCCGTCAAGGGCATCACCGAGGGGCCGGCCGGGCTCGAACCGGAGGCCGTGGCCGCCGCCGTGCGTGCCGTACGTGCCGAGGGCAAGCGGCCCGCCGCGCTCTACCTGGTCCCCGACTTCTCCAACCCGTCCGGCACGGTCGTACCGCTCGAGGCCCGGCGCCGGCTGCTCGCGCTGGCCGCCGAGGAGGGGTTCACCATCCTGGAGGACAACCCGTACGGGCTGTTCGCGAGCGACGAGGAGCGGCTGCCGACGCTGAAGTCGCTGGACACGCGGGGTGACGTCGTCTACCTCGGTTCCTTCGCCAAGTCCGCGTTCCCCGGTGCCCGGCTCGGCTATCTGGTCGGTGACCGTGAGGTGGTCGGCGAGGACGGGGCGCGGCGCACCCTCGCGCAGGAGCTCTCCAAGGCCAAGGCGATGTTCACGGTCGGCTCGTCCTCGCTCTCCCAGGCGGCGATCGGCGGCATCCTCGTCGACGCCGGCCACGACCTGCGCTCCGCCACCCGCGATCTGGCCGCCGTCTACCAGGAACGGCTCGCCGCCACCCTCGACGCCCTCGCCGAGCACTTCCCGCCCGAGCGGTACGCCGAGCACGGCGTGCGCTGGAACCGGCCGCGCGGCGGCTTCTTCCTGGTCGTCGAGGTGCCCTTCGAGGCCGACCTCGTCGCCATGGAACGCTCCGCCCGCGACTACGCCGTCAGCTGGGCGCCGATGAGCATGTTCCACCTCGAAGGCGGCGGCGAACGCGCCCTGCGCCTCGGCTTCAGCAACCTCACCCCCGCCGCGATCCGCGAGGGCATCGCCCGCCTGGCCCGCTTCATCGAGGACGAGTCCACGTCCACCCCGGAGGCCACATCATGA
- a CDS encoding YciI family protein: MAKFVVEFEYNVDRAGREHLHPAHTDYLRALTESGVLLLAGPLVDTNGGLLVYEAEDGDALQRILDAEPYVTGGIVCHIRIRQWAPGKGTWVAARRQAVA, from the coding sequence ATGGCGAAGTTCGTCGTCGAGTTCGAGTACAACGTCGACCGTGCGGGCCGGGAGCATCTGCACCCCGCCCACACCGACTATCTGCGGGCCCTCACCGAGAGCGGTGTACTGCTGCTCGCCGGGCCGCTGGTGGACACCAACGGGGGTCTGCTGGTCTACGAGGCCGAGGACGGCGACGCGTTGCAGCGGATCCTGGACGCCGAGCCCTACGTCACGGGCGGCATCGTCTGCCACATCCGTATCCGGCAGTGGGCGCCCGGCAAGGGGACGTGGGTTGCGGCGCGACGTCAGGCAGTGGCCTGA
- the kstD gene encoding 3-oxosteroid 1-dehydrogenase — translation MPESAEPVRRTSWVAGPSRRRVIGSTAGAGLGLAAGALPQVAHAAAPPLLGTYDIVVIGSGAAGMTAALTAAKQGLSCVVVEKAGTFGGSAARSGAGIWIPNNSVILAAGVPDTPAKAAAYLAAVVGNDVPADRQKAFLDHGPAMLSFVMANSPLRFRWMEGYSDYYPDLPGGLPGGRSIEPDQLDGNILGAELARLNPAYLSTPAGMVVFSADYKWLALTAVSAKGLAVATECLARGTKAALLGQKPLTMGQSLAAGLRAGLLAADVPVWLGTPLTELYVEGGAVTGAVVTKNGSPGLVRARRGVIVGSGGFEHNAAMRGQYQEAPIGTAWTVGAKENTGDGIRAGQVVGGALGLMDDAWWGPAIPLPDQPWFCLAERTLPGGLFVNAAGARFVNEAAPYSDVVHTMYERDTPGASHIPAWLIVDQNYRNRYLFKDVAPTLPFPQAWYDSGAVHKAWTLDALAGSIGVPAGALRTTVDRFNSLARQGDDVDFGRGDSAYDHYYTDPSIQPNSCLAPLWLPPYYAFRIVPGDLGTKGGLVTDAKGRVLRGDGSVIRGLYAAGNASAAVMGRSYAGAGSTIGPAMTFGYVAAMHVAGRL, via the coding sequence ATGCCCGAGAGCGCGGAACCTGTCAGACGTACGTCCTGGGTGGCGGGCCCTTCTCGCCGTCGGGTCATCGGCAGCACGGCCGGAGCCGGTCTCGGCCTCGCCGCCGGCGCGTTGCCCCAGGTCGCCCATGCCGCCGCTCCGCCCCTCCTCGGCACGTACGACATCGTCGTCATCGGGTCCGGGGCCGCCGGTATGACCGCCGCGCTGACCGCCGCCAAGCAGGGGCTGAGCTGTGTCGTCGTGGAGAAGGCGGGGACCTTCGGGGGGTCGGCGGCGCGGTCGGGGGCGGGGATCTGGATACCCAACAACTCCGTGATCCTCGCGGCGGGCGTGCCCGACACCCCGGCCAAGGCGGCCGCCTATCTCGCGGCGGTGGTGGGGAACGACGTGCCCGCCGACCGGCAGAAGGCGTTCCTGGACCACGGGCCCGCCATGCTGTCGTTCGTCATGGCCAACAGTCCGCTGCGGTTCCGGTGGATGGAGGGGTACAGCGACTACTACCCCGACCTGCCCGGCGGTCTGCCGGGCGGCCGGTCCATCGAGCCCGACCAGCTCGACGGGAACATCCTGGGCGCGGAACTGGCCCGGCTCAACCCCGCGTATCTGTCGACCCCCGCCGGGATGGTCGTCTTCAGCGCCGACTACAAGTGGCTCGCGCTGACGGCCGTGAGCGCGAAGGGGCTCGCCGTGGCCACCGAATGTCTCGCGCGGGGCACGAAGGCCGCGCTGCTCGGGCAGAAGCCGCTCACCATGGGGCAGTCGCTGGCGGCCGGGCTGCGCGCCGGGCTCCTCGCCGCGGACGTGCCCGTGTGGCTCGGCACCCCCTTGACCGAGCTGTACGTGGAGGGCGGGGCCGTCACCGGGGCGGTGGTCACGAAGAACGGCTCTCCCGGTCTCGTCCGCGCCCGGCGCGGTGTGATCGTCGGCTCCGGCGGCTTCGAGCACAACGCGGCGATGCGGGGGCAGTACCAGGAGGCGCCGATCGGGACCGCGTGGACCGTGGGAGCGAAGGAGAACACGGGGGACGGGATACGGGCCGGTCAAGTCGTCGGCGGTGCGCTGGGGCTGATGGACGACGCCTGGTGGGGGCCCGCGATTCCGCTGCCCGACCAGCCGTGGTTCTGTCTCGCCGAACGCACCCTGCCCGGCGGCCTGTTCGTCAACGCGGCGGGGGCGCGGTTCGTGAACGAGGCGGCGCCCTACAGCGATGTCGTCCACACGATGTACGAGCGGGACACCCCGGGTGCCTCGCACATCCCGGCCTGGCTGATCGTCGACCAGAACTATCGCAACCGGTATCTCTTCAAGGATGTCGCGCCGACGTTGCCCTTCCCGCAGGCGTGGTACGACTCCGGGGCCGTTCACAAGGCGTGGACGCTGGATGCCCTCGCCGGGTCGATCGGTGTGCCGGCGGGGGCGCTGCGCACGACCGTCGATCGTTTCAACTCCCTTGCGCGGCAGGGGGACGACGTCGATTTCGGGCGTGGGGACAGTGCGTACGACCACTACTACACGGATCCGTCGATCCAGCCGAACTCCTGTCTGGCTCCGTTGTGGCTGCCTCCGTACTACGCGTTCCGGATCGTGCCGGGGGATCTCGGTACGAAGGGCGGGCTGGTCACCGATGCGAAGGGGAGGGTGTTGCGGGGGGACGGCTCGGTGATCCGGGGGTTGTACGCGGCGGGGAACGCGAGTGCGGCGGTGATGGGGCGGAGTTACGCGGGCGCCGGGTCGACGATCGGGCCTGCGATGACGTTCGGGTATGTGGCGGCGATGCATGTGGCGGGGCGCCTTTGA
- a CDS encoding ScbA/BarX family gamma-butyrolactone biosynthesis protein yields MSLTDPTLTMPLPPDARDEADLHFVRTAPRHLVDRSAVAEVLITDWRRLGPDTFRLGAQWPRGHHFYAPIAGAWYDPLLAAESLRQASVLVGQTYYGVPAEHHFTIAELEFEVVPGAILLGTRPAEVRLEVAATDVRRRHGTPTALTLEADLLRGGDFAGAGRLTLHATPPRDPAAGEGGGYPPLPDPVPPAIVGRLDERDVVLGVPASAGARRGLVWDLRIDPGHPVLFDHPTDEIPGMVLVEAARQAVQAACAPYRVLPVELRSAFHFPLTLSAPCHISATRLPAQDASEDAAVRVTAWQSGRLAFDSLVVASLCD; encoded by the coding sequence GTGTCCCTCACCGATCCCACACTCACCATGCCCCTGCCGCCGGATGCCAGGGACGAGGCCGACCTCCACTTCGTGCGGACCGCCCCACGCCATCTCGTCGACCGCAGCGCGGTGGCCGAGGTACTGATCACGGACTGGCGGCGGCTGGGCCCCGACACGTTCCGGCTGGGCGCGCAGTGGCCGCGGGGGCACCACTTCTACGCGCCCATCGCCGGCGCCTGGTACGACCCCCTGCTCGCCGCGGAGTCACTGCGGCAGGCGTCCGTCCTGGTCGGGCAGACGTACTACGGGGTCCCGGCGGAACATCACTTCACCATAGCCGAACTGGAGTTCGAGGTCGTGCCGGGTGCCATCCTGCTCGGCACCCGCCCCGCCGAGGTGCGCCTCGAGGTCGCCGCCACGGACGTACGGCGTCGGCACGGCACCCCGACCGCGCTCACTCTGGAGGCCGACCTCCTGCGCGGCGGCGACTTCGCCGGTGCCGGACGGCTGACCCTGCACGCGACGCCTCCCCGCGACCCCGCCGCAGGGGAGGGCGGCGGGTACCCGCCCCTGCCCGACCCTGTCCCGCCGGCGATCGTGGGCCGTCTCGACGAACGCGATGTCGTCCTCGGTGTCCCCGCCTCCGCCGGTGCCCGCCGGGGGCTGGTCTGGGACCTGCGGATCGACCCCGGTCACCCGGTGCTCTTCGACCACCCCACCGACGAGATCCCCGGCATGGTCCTGGTGGAGGCCGCCCGCCAGGCCGTCCAGGCGGCCTGCGCCCCGTACCGCGTACTCCCCGTGGAACTGCGCAGCGCCTTCCACTTCCCCCTCACCCTGTCCGCCCCCTGCCACATCTCCGCCACGCGGCTCCCCGCGCAGGACGCGAGCGAGGACGCCGCCGTCCGGGTCACCGCCTGGCAGTCCGGGCGCCTGGCGTTCGACAGCCTGGTGGTGGCGAGCCTGTGCGACTGA
- a CDS encoding alpha/beta fold hydrolase, translating into MQDLVPTRDRVRAADGRQLRVECSGDPHGRPVFLLHGMPGSRVGPRPRPMVLYHRGVRLISFDRPGYGGSDRNPGRRVVDGVEDVTAVADALGVGRFAVVGRSGGAPHALACAALLPGRVTRAAALVTLAPRDAQGLDWFKGMAPSNVEEFETALHNPQLFASRLIPRSAAIRSAPAQLLEELRRDLTPDDRRIVSDDGIRSMLMRNYYEALRTSPYGWIDDAIALTGPWGFDPAGIKVPVMLWHGKEDVFSPVSHSNWLADRIPQAISVVEPGAAHFAALRALPGVLDWLLADRRTPDTPFA; encoded by the coding sequence GTGCAGGACCTGGTGCCGACGCGGGACCGCGTCCGGGCGGCGGACGGGCGGCAACTGCGCGTCGAGTGCTCGGGAGACCCCCACGGGCGCCCCGTCTTCCTGCTGCACGGCATGCCCGGCAGCCGGGTGGGCCCCAGACCCCGCCCCATGGTCCTGTACCACAGAGGCGTGCGCCTGATCAGCTTCGACCGCCCCGGGTACGGCGGCTCCGACCGCAACCCCGGCCGCCGCGTCGTGGACGGCGTGGAGGACGTGACCGCGGTCGCCGACGCCCTGGGGGTGGGCCGGTTCGCCGTCGTCGGCCGCTCCGGCGGCGCCCCGCACGCCCTGGCCTGCGCGGCTCTGCTGCCCGGCCGGGTCACCCGCGCGGCCGCCCTCGTCACCCTCGCGCCCCGCGACGCGCAGGGCCTCGACTGGTTCAAGGGGATGGCGCCCTCCAACGTAGAGGAGTTCGAGACGGCGCTCCACAACCCCCAGCTCTTCGCCTCCCGGCTGATCCCGCGCTCCGCCGCGATCCGCTCCGCCCCGGCCCAGCTGCTGGAGGAACTGCGGCGGGACCTGACCCCCGACGACCGCCGGATCGTCTCCGACGACGGCATCCGCTCCATGCTGATGCGCAACTACTACGAGGCGCTGCGCACCTCACCGTACGGCTGGATCGACGACGCGATCGCGCTGACCGGCCCCTGGGGGTTCGACCCGGCCGGGATCAAGGTGCCGGTGATGCTGTGGCACGGCAAGGAGGACGTCTTCTCCCCGGTCTCCCACTCGAACTGGCTCGCCGATCGCATTCCTCAAGCCATTTCTGTGGTGGAACCGGGCGCGGCCCACTTCGCCGCGTTGCGCGCGCTGCCGGGGGTGCTGGACTGGCTGCTGGCCGACAGGCGGACGCCGGACACGCCGTTCGCCTGA
- a CDS encoding LLM class flavin-dependent oxidoreductase, whose amino-acid sequence MHSRIGLFLSPVHETGQDPHLAIRRNLDLVEYVDDLNFDEAWFGEHHTLGWGLVGAPETLIAAASQRTTQIKLAHGVVPLSGHHPFHVASRAVHLDHLTRGRYILGVGPGVPFDAKMFGLEQPVQRRRLEEALPTVLELVNGDERITQQTDWFDLRDAKLQLPRFSPQGIEVAVATSGTSQSSPRLIGQYGLSMTSFALPFALLTPGAPAHINLAHQWKYAEESAAEHGQTLDRDKWRIALPVHVAETREEAYADVREGYDRWLFEYFGKAAGRDVLSPDVPREKALEARVEAGGALVGSVDDVVAGIERLHEITGGFGTLLVYVADWTSWEKTNRSMELLARYVAPRITGSAARPQEAVDFAIASRKK is encoded by the coding sequence ATGCACAGCCGTATCGGTCTCTTCCTGTCCCCCGTCCACGAGACCGGCCAGGACCCGCACCTGGCGATCCGCCGGAACCTGGACCTCGTCGAGTACGTCGACGACCTCAACTTCGACGAGGCGTGGTTCGGTGAGCACCACACGCTGGGCTGGGGTCTGGTCGGGGCGCCCGAGACGCTGATAGCCGCCGCTTCGCAGCGCACGACCCAGATCAAGCTGGCCCACGGTGTCGTACCGCTCTCCGGCCACCACCCCTTCCACGTGGCGAGCCGGGCCGTCCACCTCGACCACCTCACGCGCGGCCGTTACATCCTGGGCGTCGGCCCGGGCGTGCCCTTCGACGCGAAGATGTTCGGCCTGGAGCAGCCGGTGCAGCGCCGCCGCCTGGAGGAGGCCCTGCCGACGGTCCTCGAACTCGTCAACGGCGACGAGCGGATCACCCAGCAGACGGACTGGTTCGACCTGCGCGACGCCAAGCTCCAGCTGCCCCGCTTCAGCCCGCAGGGCATCGAGGTCGCCGTCGCCACGTCCGGAACCTCGCAGTCCAGCCCGCGCCTGATCGGCCAGTACGGCCTGAGCATGACGTCGTTCGCGCTCCCCTTCGCCCTCCTCACACCGGGCGCGCCCGCGCACATCAACCTCGCCCACCAGTGGAAGTACGCGGAGGAGTCCGCCGCCGAGCACGGCCAGACCCTGGACCGCGACAAGTGGCGGATCGCGCTGCCGGTGCATGTGGCGGAGACCCGCGAGGAGGCGTACGCGGACGTCCGCGAGGGCTACGACCGCTGGCTGTTCGAGTACTTCGGCAAGGCGGCCGGGCGTGACGTCCTCAGCCCCGACGTGCCGCGCGAGAAGGCGCTGGAGGCCCGGGTCGAGGCGGGCGGCGCGCTCGTCGGCTCGGTGGACGACGTGGTCGCCGGCATCGAACGGCTCCACGAGATCACCGGCGGCTTCGGCACGCTCCTCGTCTACGTCGCCGACTGGACGTCCTGGGAGAAGACCAACCGCAGCATGGAACTGCTGGCTCGCTACGTCGCGCCGCGCATCACCGGCTCGGCGGCGCGCCCGCAGGAGGCGGTGGACTTCGCGATCGCGAGCCGCAAGAAGTAG
- a CDS encoding ATP-grasp domain-containing protein, which yields MSNNPTRPVAVVVDGYSAGNFYPAAFAAYGTDVVHVQSTPELIPAMAPPDLTAYRENIVGHGDEAALVERLRALGPVCVIAGQESSVPLADRLSEAVGVPSNGSALSSARRDKYEMIETLRRAGVRCARQFKTDDPDAAVDWADDHGSYPVVVKPLSSAASDGVFVCDGPDAVRAAARTVLDAPNMFGLANTEILVQSYLKGTEYIVDTVSCGGERYVCGVWEYEKTLLPSGKNIYNRDLLADPDDNPVVAALTSYVDEVLAALGVAWGPAHAEVIVTDEGPVLVEIGTRLNGNINAPFHDVCLGHNQAALTARAYTRPEEFRAEYAGRTYARLQPAVVYNTPTELDGVVESVDETAVAEIRGLESVFFAAVKFGPGARIKPTVDLLTSSLRVFLTAPDDTTLTADYEKVRSLKDAVYRVA from the coding sequence ATGAGCAACAACCCCACCCGCCCCGTCGCCGTCGTCGTCGACGGCTACTCCGCCGGCAACTTCTACCCCGCCGCCTTCGCCGCCTACGGCACGGACGTCGTCCACGTCCAGTCCACCCCGGAGCTGATCCCGGCGATGGCGCCGCCGGACCTCACCGCATACCGGGAGAACATCGTCGGCCACGGCGACGAGGCCGCCCTGGTCGAGCGGTTGCGCGCCCTCGGGCCCGTGTGCGTGATCGCCGGGCAGGAGTCGTCCGTGCCGCTCGCCGACCGGCTGAGCGAGGCGGTCGGCGTCCCCTCGAACGGTTCCGCGCTGTCGTCGGCCCGCCGCGACAAGTACGAGATGATCGAGACGCTGCGCCGGGCCGGGGTGCGCTGCGCACGGCAGTTCAAGACCGACGACCCGGACGCGGCGGTCGACTGGGCCGACGACCACGGCAGTTACCCGGTCGTCGTCAAGCCGCTCAGCTCGGCGGCCTCCGACGGCGTCTTCGTCTGCGACGGCCCCGACGCGGTGCGCGCCGCCGCCCGGACCGTCCTCGACGCCCCGAACATGTTCGGCCTCGCCAACACCGAGATCCTCGTGCAGTCCTACCTCAAGGGCACCGAGTACATCGTCGACACCGTCAGCTGCGGCGGCGAGCGGTACGTCTGCGGGGTCTGGGAGTACGAGAAGACGCTGCTGCCGTCCGGCAAGAACATCTACAACCGCGACCTCCTCGCCGACCCGGACGACAACCCCGTGGTCGCCGCGCTCACCTCGTACGTCGACGAGGTCCTCGCCGCGCTCGGCGTCGCCTGGGGACCGGCCCACGCCGAGGTCATCGTCACCGACGAGGGCCCCGTCCTGGTCGAGATCGGCACCCGCCTCAACGGCAACATCAACGCGCCCTTCCACGACGTGTGCCTCGGCCACAACCAGGCGGCGCTCACCGCGCGGGCGTACACCCGGCCCGAGGAGTTCCGCGCCGAGTACGCCGGCCGGACGTACGCCCGGCTGCAACCGGCCGTCGTCTACAACACCCCGACCGAGCTGGACGGCGTGGTGGAGTCCGTCGACGAGACGGCCGTCGCGGAGATCCGCGGTCTGGAGAGCGTGTTCTTCGCGGCGGTCAAGTTCGGCCCCGGCGCCCGCATCAAGCCCACGGTCGACCTGCTGACCAGCTCCCTGCGCGTGTTCCTCACCGCACCGGACGACACGACCCTGACGGCCGACTACGAGAAGGTCCGCTCCCTGAAGGACGCGGTGTACCGCGTCGCCTGA
- a CDS encoding flavin reductase family protein — MLEQRSFRDILGRFTTGVVLVTADTAEGPKGMAVNSFTSVSLTPPLVALCAADTSSTWPAIRAAGSFAVTILGDRHAELCRLFSTKGADRFAAGDWSTTRAGHPIPADGLGWLDCRITTVHPAGDHELVIAEALGGALTEQADPLVFHAGRFTALAAA; from the coding sequence ATGCTGGAGCAACGCTCGTTCCGCGACATACTCGGCCGGTTCACCACGGGAGTGGTACTGGTCACCGCAGACACGGCCGAGGGCCCCAAGGGCATGGCGGTCAACTCCTTCACCTCCGTCTCGCTGACCCCGCCGCTGGTCGCCCTGTGCGCCGCGGACACCTCCTCGACCTGGCCGGCCATCCGCGCCGCCGGCTCCTTCGCGGTCACGATCCTCGGCGACCGGCACGCGGAACTCTGCCGCCTGTTCAGCACGAAGGGCGCCGACCGCTTCGCCGCCGGTGACTGGTCGACCACCCGCGCCGGCCACCCCATCCCCGCCGACGGCCTCGGCTGGCTGGACTGCCGCATCACCACGGTCCATCCGGCGGGCGACCACGAGTTGGTCATCGCCGAAGCCCTGGGGGGTGCCCTGACCGAACAGGCGGACCCCCTGGTGTTCCACGCCGGCCGCTTCACGGCGCTGGCGGCGGCCTGA